In one Bufo gargarizans isolate SCDJY-AF-19 chromosome 11, ASM1485885v1, whole genome shotgun sequence genomic region, the following are encoded:
- the LOC122921273 gene encoding sperm acrosome membrane-associated protein 6-like, which yields MRFFTSYYLLLQIIVFLCGAQVATSCLKCFTTPADRASICYHAVSLDKMGAEECLQRLHWGFDPLNNISIAFNQIHNIRKYLKTFEKEVKKIEKLSWVEQFDKKMAEFVKGVKDRVASHPPVECRPPCGLQKAARTFSCSRCAEEDCNIPVTCPLKDIKVEELEETRIWCTASFILPDHPKVVWKYAKNIKKTDLSNFKDFYIGDDLDVHIKPTRVSHKGTYACEIMDEDDDIILRRFFYLDVTQTKSKAVEEIEAEFHRALAEKLPTQEEEEERIEHGPSTKDIILTFLQSHVSYAIYAAVCCLIVTVLVGFLWRHALSVDWSKKTPGPRTSFPPEHYLPKK from the exons ATGCGATTCTTTACTTCCTATTATCTGCTGCTGCAGATCATAGTATTTCTATGTGGAGCTCAGGTAGCGACATCTTGCCTGAAATGCTTCACCACCCCAGCGGACAGAGCCAGCATTTGTTACCATGCGGTCTCGCTGGACAAAATGGGGGCCGAAGAATGTCTCCAGAGGCTACACTGGGGCTTTGACCCCCTGAATAACATCTCGATAG CCTTCAACCAGATACACAACATCAGAAAGTATCTCAAGACCTTTGAAAAAGAGGTCAAGAAAATTGAAAAACTAT CTTGGGTAGAACAGTTTGACAAAAAGATGGCTGAATTTGTGAAAGGCGTGAAAGATCGTGTCGCAA GTCATCCACCGGTGGAATGCAGACCTCCATGTG GGCTTCAAAAAGCTGCCCGAACCTTCTCATGCAGCCGCTGTGCTGAGGAGGACTGCAACATCCCGGTGACCTGTCCCC TTAAGGACATCAAGGTGGAAGAGCTGGAAGAGACCAGAATCTGGTGCACGGCGTCCTTTATCCTTCCCGATCATCCGAAGGTTGTTTGGAAGTACGCCAAAAAC ATCAAAAAAACGGATTTGAGTAACTTTAAAGACTTCTACATTGGGGATGACCTGGATGTACACATCAAGCCAACCAGAGTCAGCCATAAAGGAACTTATGCCTGTGAGATAATGGATGAGGATGATGACATCATACTCCGAAGATTCTTTTATCTCGATG TGACGCAGACTAAATCCAAGGCAGTCGAGGAAATAGAAGCTGAATTCCATCGAGCTCTGGCAGAAAAACTACCTacccaggaggaagaggaggagaggatTGAACATGGTCCCTCCACAAAAGACATCATCCTCACCTTCCTCCAGAGCCATGTCAGCTATGCCATCTACGCTGCTGTCTGCTGTCTAATTGTCACCGTATTGGTCGGGTTCCTTTGGCGTCATGCCCTGAGTGTAGACTGGTCGAAAAAAACACCAGGACCAAGAACCAGCTTCCCACCAGAACACTacctgccaaaaaaataa